A single region of the Nicotiana sylvestris chromosome 6, ASM39365v2, whole genome shotgun sequence genome encodes:
- the LOC104222261 gene encoding protein NDR1-like, with translation MSDYGSNNTCCFKCVQFILTAGLTALFIWLSLRTTKPSCSLENFYLPALNKSDNSNSTRSNHTLSFQLNLNNKMKDKGVRYDDIKLSFYYGTNTSFPIGNYTVPGFYQGHDKKAHKKGMLETQKMPWNDALKMVSNGSKVVFRVDIATRVRYKVILWHTKRHNFTVENSTVKVDGSGKSSAQQLHCCSVGLPLIFLFSLLLLL, from the coding sequence ATGTCAGACTATGGATCCAATAATACATGCTGCTTTAAGTGCGTCCAATTCATATTAACAGCAGGCTTAACAGCTCTTTTCATTTGGCTAAGTCTAAGAACCACAAAACCATCTTGCTCTTTAGAAAATTTTTACTTACCTGCCCTTAACAAATCTGATAACTCCAACTCCACAAGATCCAATCATACACTTTCCTTTCAGCTCAATTTGAACAACAAGATGAAGGACAAAGGTGTTCGTTATGATGACATTAAACTTAGTTTTTACTATGGTACAAATACAAGTTTTCCTATAGGTAATTATACAGTACCTGGTTTTTACCAAGGTCATGACAAGAAAGCACATAAAAAGGGTATGCTGGAAACTCAGAAAATGCCTTGGAATGATGCTTTAAAGATGGTTTCAAATGGGTCAAAAGTGGTTTTCAGGGTGGATATAGCTACTAGAGTCAGGTACAAGGTCATTCTTTGGCATACTAAGAGGCATAATTTTACTGTGGAAAATAGTACAGTGAAAGTGGATGGTTCAGGTAAATCAAGTGCACAGCAGCTTCATTGTTGTTCTGTTGGGCTTCCCCTAATATTTTTATTCAgcttgcttcttctgttgtaa